The following proteins are encoded in a genomic region of Drosophila willistoni isolate 14030-0811.24 chromosome 3R, UCI_dwil_1.1, whole genome shotgun sequence:
- the LOC6651431 gene encoding transmembrane protein 245 isoform X5: MNRTMDSSNPIRRDRSFDSVLNRLLRMRSQNHESFRAAMYNFLIAAGVAAFVAVCFILGPFVRPLMWAFLMGAVLFPFKRRLAYLLNSWFQRLEERDSNVLVSICLAPMEATEHCGRLLIRWLCEHWQLLLAGCGVAGCIKLLVLYAPKGFLIAIWSWVTFSHGLFVKIIGFLNVYVLIALVVIYLTTVHFFWRPENRAHFVVAGQSMWIAIAGYLCSFLGALQVPVFLLVMAYVTASTAYHLQISTDSGSYLHRLQKLFDKNDFERSLSNFSIAGKTTGGIEQSNLQSDVEDISLSDTIDSTDTFDAKPLEEEETEGHQSETFFKLLFYACLATFLYRNIWMFILAAVPVFVHLLLTLGAYTGITQFVSGQIYDIYNALRQWAIDHHSAVLPLCLPGVLELNYKINSLIRDSLKSSVESVTSILMIILMLLIIIFLGVFFCINIYSETIEVAYLGKDLINKTITDRPELIDILPANVQASIDDALDNAHHYGRRKIETYIDDWLADADKVHATKLKDQILDVWDRLIQYWIDFNKAGTSYGPRVPTDALKSTFGEIVDNPGHFKELVLVAKQGIIGWAQSNTQTILEVAESLWHIIRTNLSMIMGVTGDILSLLLSGGQACVEFILDMIVFFTALFYLLSSSQDKYAPLQITKYLGYSTSGIKIADALENSITVVLVSMFKCSIFTGLFTWLVHTVFGARIVFLPSALAAMLAAAPFLGSYWCAVPAFLELWLAQDRFYAGLTLFLMQFFVPSAFETAIYADLKGGGHPYLNGLAIAGGMYWIGWQGAIFGPLMLCFFIGLFEVATLAMRNNQENPSSQLNADKALTTKTNEIGEELDSPKAVMPPPPPPPQRWNGKPVQVKIITRTLQPVDTFQKETQ; encoded by the exons ATGAACCGCACGATGGACTCATCTAATCCAATTCGCAGAGACCGCTCCTTTGACAGTGTTTTAAACAGGCTACTCCGAATGCGTAGCCAGAATCATGAGAGCTTTCGCGCTGCAATGTACAATTTCCTTATCGCCGCTGGCGTAGCAGCTTTTGTGGCCGTCTGCTTCATTTTGGGACCATTTGTGCGTCCACTGATGTGGGCCTTTCTTATGGGGGCTGTCCTGTTTCCGTTTAAACGTCGATTGGCCTATTTGCTAAACAGCTGGTTCCAGCGATTGGAGGAGCGGGATTCAAATGTTTTAGTCTCCATATGTCTGGCTCCAATGGAAGCAACAGAGCATTGTGGCCGCTTGCTTATCCGTTGGTTATGCGAGCATTGGCAATTACTACTGGCCGGCTGTGGAGTGGCTGGATGCATAAAACTTTTAGTCTTATATGCTCCAAAGGGATTCCTGATTGCCATATGGAGTTGGGTGACTTTCTCACATGGACTGTTTGTGAAGATTATTGGCTTTCTTAATGTCTATGTG CTAATCGCTCTGGTTGTAATCTACCTCACCACTGTCCATTTCTTTTGGCGGCCAGAGAACCGAGCACATTTTGTAGTTGCCGGTCAATCCATGTGGATAGCCATAGCCGGATATCTGTGCAGCTTTTTAGGAGCTCTTCAAGTACCAGTATTCCTGCTGGTTATGGCCTATGTAACGGCCTCGACGGCGTATCATCTACAGATTAGCACGGATTCCGGCTCCTATCTACATCGCTTGCAGAAATTGTTCGATAAGAATGACTTCGAGAGATCTTTGAGTAATTTCAGTATTGCCGGCAAGACCACCGGAGGAATAGAACAATCCAATTTACAATCCGATGTGGAGGATATATCACTCAGTGATACAATAGATTCAACGGACACCTTCGATGCCAAGCCtttggaggaggaggagactGAAGGCCATCAGAGCGAGACGTTCTTCAAGCTATTGTTCTATGCTTGTTTAGCCACTTTCCTTTATCGCAACATTTGGATGTTTATATTGGCCGCTGTGCCAGTGTTTGTGCATTTACTCTTAACTTTGGGCGCCTACACGGGCATAACCCAATTTGTGTCTGGCCAGATTTATGACATTTATAATGCTCTGCGGCAATGGGCCATTGATCATCATTCGGCGGTGCTGCCTTTGTGTCTACCTGGCGTGCTGGAACTCAACTATAAAATCAATTCCTTAATTCGGGACTCACTAAAATCTTCCGTGGAATCAGTCACCTCCATTCTCATGATCATACTCATGTTGCTCATCATTATCTTTCTGGGTGTGTTCTTTTGCATTAACATTTATTCCGAGACCATTGAGGTGGCCTATTTGGGCAAAGATCTAATTAACAAGACGATCACAGATCGTCCAGAGCTAATTGATATTCTGCCCGCAAATGTGCAGGCGTCCATAGATGATGCGCTGGACAATGCTCACCATTATGGACGCCGTAAAATTGAGACATATATTGATGATTGGCTGGCCGATGCGGACAAGGTGCATGCCACCAAGCTAAAAGATCAAATTCTCGATGTGTGGGATAGGCTCATTCAATATTGGATTGATTTCAATAAAGCAGGCACATCCTATGGACCGCGAGTGCCCACAGATGCGTTGAAAAGTACATTTGGTGAGATTGTGGATAATCCAG GACATTTTAAAGAGCTAGTTTTAGTGGCAAAACAGGGCATCATCGGTTGGGCGCAAAGCAACACTCAGACAATACTCGAGGTAGCAGAATCTCTTTGGCATATCATACGAACGAATCTCTCCATGATAATGGGTGTAACTGGCGATATACTCTCACTGCTTCTATCTGGCGGACAAGCTTGCGTCGAGTTTATATTGGACATG ATTGTCTTCTTCACGGCACTTTTCTATTTACTATCAAGTAGTCAGGATAAATATGCCCCATTGCAGATAACCAAATATCTGGGTTACTCCACTTCAGGGATTAAAATTGCCGATGCTTTAGAAAATTCAATTACCGTGGTGCTAGTCTCCATGTTCAAGTGCTCCATCTTTACGGGCCTATTCACGTGGCTGGTCCATACAGTGTTTGGAGCGCGTATTGTGTTCTTACCTTCAGCTCTGGCTGCCATGTTGGCAGCAGCTCCATTCCTTGGTAGCTATTGGTGTGCTGTCCCGGCCTTCCTTGAGTTATGGTTAGCCCAAGATCGTTTTTATGCCGGCCTAACGCTATTCCTGATGCAGTTTTTTGTGCCCTCGGCATTTGAAACGGCCATCTATGCAGATCTTAAGGG TGGCGGCCATCCTTATCTAAATGGCTTGGCCATTGCTGGTGGTATGTACTGGATTGGATGGCAGGGAGCCATATTTGGACCTCTAATGCTTTGCTTCTTCATCGGCCTCTTTGAGGTTGCCACTTTGGCTATGCGCAATAATCAGGAGAATCCCAG CTCTCAGTTGAATGCTGACAAAGCCCTTACAACCAAGACGAACGAAATTGGAGAGGAACTAGACAGCCCAAAAGCTGTTATgcccccaccaccaccaccaccacaaaGATGGAATGGAAAACCAGTTCAAGTGAAAATCATAACACGAACTCTTCAACCTGTGGATACATTTCAAAAGGAAACCCAATAA
- the LOC6651431 gene encoding transmembrane protein 245 isoform X4 → MNRTMDSSNPIRRDRSFDSVLNRLLRMRSQNHESFRAAMYNFLIAAGVAAFVAVCFILGPFVRPLMWAFLMGAVLFPFKRRLAYLLNSWFQRLEERDSNVLVSICLAPMEATEHCGRLLIRWLCEHWQLLLAGCGVAGCIKLLVLYAPKGFLIAIWSWVTFSHGLFVKIIGFLNVYVLIALVVIYLTTVHFFWRPENRAHFVVAGQSMWIAIAGYLCSFLGALQVPVFLLVMAYVTASTAYHLQISTDSGSYLHRLQKLFDKNDFERSLSNFSIAGKTTGGIEQSNLQSDVEDISLSDTIDSTDTFDAKPLEEEETEGHQSETFFKLLFYACLATFLYRNIWMFILAAVPVFVHLLLTLGAYTGITQFVSGQIYDIYNALRQWAIDHHSAVLPLCLPGVLELNYKINSLIRDSLKSSVESVTSILMIILMLLIIIFLGVFFCINIYSETIEVAYLGKDLINKTITDRPELIDILPANVQASIDDALDNAHHYGRRKIETYIDDWLADADKVHATKLKDQILDVWDRLIQYWIDFNKAGTSYGPRVPTDALKSTFGEIVDNPVAKQGIIGWAQSNTQTILEVAESLWHIIRTNLSMIMGVTGDILSLLLSGGQACVEFILDMIVFFTALFYLLSSSQDKYAPLQITKYLGYSTSGIKIADALENSITVVLVSMFKCSIFTGLFTWLVHTVFGARIVFLPSALAAMLAAAPFLGSYWCAVPAFLELWLAQDRFYAGLTLFLMQFFVPSAFETAIYADLKGGGHPYLNGLAIAGGMYWIGWQGAIFGPLMLCFFIGLFEVATLAMRNNQENPRRSSDEETRTTSQLNADKALTTKTNEIGEELDSPKAVMPPPPPPPQRWNGKPVQVKIITRTLQPVDTFQKETQ, encoded by the exons ATGAACCGCACGATGGACTCATCTAATCCAATTCGCAGAGACCGCTCCTTTGACAGTGTTTTAAACAGGCTACTCCGAATGCGTAGCCAGAATCATGAGAGCTTTCGCGCTGCAATGTACAATTTCCTTATCGCCGCTGGCGTAGCAGCTTTTGTGGCCGTCTGCTTCATTTTGGGACCATTTGTGCGTCCACTGATGTGGGCCTTTCTTATGGGGGCTGTCCTGTTTCCGTTTAAACGTCGATTGGCCTATTTGCTAAACAGCTGGTTCCAGCGATTGGAGGAGCGGGATTCAAATGTTTTAGTCTCCATATGTCTGGCTCCAATGGAAGCAACAGAGCATTGTGGCCGCTTGCTTATCCGTTGGTTATGCGAGCATTGGCAATTACTACTGGCCGGCTGTGGAGTGGCTGGATGCATAAAACTTTTAGTCTTATATGCTCCAAAGGGATTCCTGATTGCCATATGGAGTTGGGTGACTTTCTCACATGGACTGTTTGTGAAGATTATTGGCTTTCTTAATGTCTATGTG CTAATCGCTCTGGTTGTAATCTACCTCACCACTGTCCATTTCTTTTGGCGGCCAGAGAACCGAGCACATTTTGTAGTTGCCGGTCAATCCATGTGGATAGCCATAGCCGGATATCTGTGCAGCTTTTTAGGAGCTCTTCAAGTACCAGTATTCCTGCTGGTTATGGCCTATGTAACGGCCTCGACGGCGTATCATCTACAGATTAGCACGGATTCCGGCTCCTATCTACATCGCTTGCAGAAATTGTTCGATAAGAATGACTTCGAGAGATCTTTGAGTAATTTCAGTATTGCCGGCAAGACCACCGGAGGAATAGAACAATCCAATTTACAATCCGATGTGGAGGATATATCACTCAGTGATACAATAGATTCAACGGACACCTTCGATGCCAAGCCtttggaggaggaggagactGAAGGCCATCAGAGCGAGACGTTCTTCAAGCTATTGTTCTATGCTTGTTTAGCCACTTTCCTTTATCGCAACATTTGGATGTTTATATTGGCCGCTGTGCCAGTGTTTGTGCATTTACTCTTAACTTTGGGCGCCTACACGGGCATAACCCAATTTGTGTCTGGCCAGATTTATGACATTTATAATGCTCTGCGGCAATGGGCCATTGATCATCATTCGGCGGTGCTGCCTTTGTGTCTACCTGGCGTGCTGGAACTCAACTATAAAATCAATTCCTTAATTCGGGACTCACTAAAATCTTCCGTGGAATCAGTCACCTCCATTCTCATGATCATACTCATGTTGCTCATCATTATCTTTCTGGGTGTGTTCTTTTGCATTAACATTTATTCCGAGACCATTGAGGTGGCCTATTTGGGCAAAGATCTAATTAACAAGACGATCACAGATCGTCCAGAGCTAATTGATATTCTGCCCGCAAATGTGCAGGCGTCCATAGATGATGCGCTGGACAATGCTCACCATTATGGACGCCGTAAAATTGAGACATATATTGATGATTGGCTGGCCGATGCGGACAAGGTGCATGCCACCAAGCTAAAAGATCAAATTCTCGATGTGTGGGATAGGCTCATTCAATATTGGATTGATTTCAATAAAGCAGGCACATCCTATGGACCGCGAGTGCCCACAGATGCGTTGAAAAGTACATTTGGTGAGATTGTGGATAATCCAG TGGCAAAACAGGGCATCATCGGTTGGGCGCAAAGCAACACTCAGACAATACTCGAGGTAGCAGAATCTCTTTGGCATATCATACGAACGAATCTCTCCATGATAATGGGTGTAACTGGCGATATACTCTCACTGCTTCTATCTGGCGGACAAGCTTGCGTCGAGTTTATATTGGACATG ATTGTCTTCTTCACGGCACTTTTCTATTTACTATCAAGTAGTCAGGATAAATATGCCCCATTGCAGATAACCAAATATCTGGGTTACTCCACTTCAGGGATTAAAATTGCCGATGCTTTAGAAAATTCAATTACCGTGGTGCTAGTCTCCATGTTCAAGTGCTCCATCTTTACGGGCCTATTCACGTGGCTGGTCCATACAGTGTTTGGAGCGCGTATTGTGTTCTTACCTTCAGCTCTGGCTGCCATGTTGGCAGCAGCTCCATTCCTTGGTAGCTATTGGTGTGCTGTCCCGGCCTTCCTTGAGTTATGGTTAGCCCAAGATCGTTTTTATGCCGGCCTAACGCTATTCCTGATGCAGTTTTTTGTGCCCTCGGCATTTGAAACGGCCATCTATGCAGATCTTAAGGG TGGCGGCCATCCTTATCTAAATGGCTTGGCCATTGCTGGTGGTATGTACTGGATTGGATGGCAGGGAGCCATATTTGGACCTCTAATGCTTTGCTTCTTCATCGGCCTCTTTGAGGTTGCCACTTTGGCTATGCGCAATAATCAGGAGAATCCCAG GCGCAGCTCTGATGAAGAAACACGAACTAC CTCTCAGTTGAATGCTGACAAAGCCCTTACAACCAAGACGAACGAAATTGGAGAGGAACTAGACAGCCCAAAAGCTGTTATgcccccaccaccaccaccaccacaaaGATGGAATGGAAAACCAGTTCAAGTGAAAATCATAACACGAACTCTTCAACCTGTGGATACATTTCAAAAGGAAACCCAATAA
- the LOC6651431 gene encoding transmembrane protein 245 isoform X2, whose translation MNRTMDSSNPIRRDRSFDSVLNRLLRMRSQNHESFRAAMYNFLIAAGVAAFVAVCFILGPFVRPLMWAFLMGAVLFPFKRRLAYLLNSWFQRLEERDSNVLVSICLAPMEATEHCGRLLIRWLCEHWQLLLAGCGVAGCIKLLVLYAPKGFLIAIWSWVTFSHGLFVKIIGFLNVYVLIALVVIYLTTVHFFWRPENRAHFVVAGQSMWIAIAGYLCSFLGALQVPVFLLVMAYVTASTAYHLQISTDSGSYLHRLQKLFDKNDFERSLSNFSIAGKTTGGIEQSNLQSDVEDISLSDTIDSTDTFDAKPLEEEETEGHQSETFFKLLFYACLATFLYRNIWMFILAAVPVFVHLLLTLGAYTGITQFVSGQIYDIYNALRQWAIDHHSAVLPLCLPGVLELNYKINSLIRDSLKSSVESVTSILMIILMLLIIIFLGVFFCINIYSETIEVAYLGKDLINKTITDRPELIDILPANVQASIDDALDNAHHYGRRKIETYIDDWLADADKVHATKLKDQILDVWDRLIQYWIDFNKAGTSYGPRVPTDALKSTFGEIVDNPELVLVAKQGIIGWAQSNTQTILEVAESLWHIIRTNLSMIMGVTGDILSLLLSGGQACVEFILDMIVFFTALFYLLSSSQDKYAPLQITKYLGYSTSGIKIADALENSITVVLVSMFKCSIFTGLFTWLVHTVFGARIVFLPSALAAMLAAAPFLGSYWCAVPAFLELWLAQDRFYAGLTLFLMQFFVPSAFETAIYADLKGGGHPYLNGLAIAGGMYWIGWQGAIFGPLMLCFFIGLFEVATLAMRNNQENPRRSSDEETRTTSQLNADKALTTKTNEIGEELDSPKAVMPPPPPPPQRWNGKPVQVKIITRTLQPVDTFQKETQ comes from the exons ATGAACCGCACGATGGACTCATCTAATCCAATTCGCAGAGACCGCTCCTTTGACAGTGTTTTAAACAGGCTACTCCGAATGCGTAGCCAGAATCATGAGAGCTTTCGCGCTGCAATGTACAATTTCCTTATCGCCGCTGGCGTAGCAGCTTTTGTGGCCGTCTGCTTCATTTTGGGACCATTTGTGCGTCCACTGATGTGGGCCTTTCTTATGGGGGCTGTCCTGTTTCCGTTTAAACGTCGATTGGCCTATTTGCTAAACAGCTGGTTCCAGCGATTGGAGGAGCGGGATTCAAATGTTTTAGTCTCCATATGTCTGGCTCCAATGGAAGCAACAGAGCATTGTGGCCGCTTGCTTATCCGTTGGTTATGCGAGCATTGGCAATTACTACTGGCCGGCTGTGGAGTGGCTGGATGCATAAAACTTTTAGTCTTATATGCTCCAAAGGGATTCCTGATTGCCATATGGAGTTGGGTGACTTTCTCACATGGACTGTTTGTGAAGATTATTGGCTTTCTTAATGTCTATGTG CTAATCGCTCTGGTTGTAATCTACCTCACCACTGTCCATTTCTTTTGGCGGCCAGAGAACCGAGCACATTTTGTAGTTGCCGGTCAATCCATGTGGATAGCCATAGCCGGATATCTGTGCAGCTTTTTAGGAGCTCTTCAAGTACCAGTATTCCTGCTGGTTATGGCCTATGTAACGGCCTCGACGGCGTATCATCTACAGATTAGCACGGATTCCGGCTCCTATCTACATCGCTTGCAGAAATTGTTCGATAAGAATGACTTCGAGAGATCTTTGAGTAATTTCAGTATTGCCGGCAAGACCACCGGAGGAATAGAACAATCCAATTTACAATCCGATGTGGAGGATATATCACTCAGTGATACAATAGATTCAACGGACACCTTCGATGCCAAGCCtttggaggaggaggagactGAAGGCCATCAGAGCGAGACGTTCTTCAAGCTATTGTTCTATGCTTGTTTAGCCACTTTCCTTTATCGCAACATTTGGATGTTTATATTGGCCGCTGTGCCAGTGTTTGTGCATTTACTCTTAACTTTGGGCGCCTACACGGGCATAACCCAATTTGTGTCTGGCCAGATTTATGACATTTATAATGCTCTGCGGCAATGGGCCATTGATCATCATTCGGCGGTGCTGCCTTTGTGTCTACCTGGCGTGCTGGAACTCAACTATAAAATCAATTCCTTAATTCGGGACTCACTAAAATCTTCCGTGGAATCAGTCACCTCCATTCTCATGATCATACTCATGTTGCTCATCATTATCTTTCTGGGTGTGTTCTTTTGCATTAACATTTATTCCGAGACCATTGAGGTGGCCTATTTGGGCAAAGATCTAATTAACAAGACGATCACAGATCGTCCAGAGCTAATTGATATTCTGCCCGCAAATGTGCAGGCGTCCATAGATGATGCGCTGGACAATGCTCACCATTATGGACGCCGTAAAATTGAGACATATATTGATGATTGGCTGGCCGATGCGGACAAGGTGCATGCCACCAAGCTAAAAGATCAAATTCTCGATGTGTGGGATAGGCTCATTCAATATTGGATTGATTTCAATAAAGCAGGCACATCCTATGGACCGCGAGTGCCCACAGATGCGTTGAAAAGTACATTTGGTGAGATTGTGGATAATCCAG AGCTAGTTTTAGTGGCAAAACAGGGCATCATCGGTTGGGCGCAAAGCAACACTCAGACAATACTCGAGGTAGCAGAATCTCTTTGGCATATCATACGAACGAATCTCTCCATGATAATGGGTGTAACTGGCGATATACTCTCACTGCTTCTATCTGGCGGACAAGCTTGCGTCGAGTTTATATTGGACATG ATTGTCTTCTTCACGGCACTTTTCTATTTACTATCAAGTAGTCAGGATAAATATGCCCCATTGCAGATAACCAAATATCTGGGTTACTCCACTTCAGGGATTAAAATTGCCGATGCTTTAGAAAATTCAATTACCGTGGTGCTAGTCTCCATGTTCAAGTGCTCCATCTTTACGGGCCTATTCACGTGGCTGGTCCATACAGTGTTTGGAGCGCGTATTGTGTTCTTACCTTCAGCTCTGGCTGCCATGTTGGCAGCAGCTCCATTCCTTGGTAGCTATTGGTGTGCTGTCCCGGCCTTCCTTGAGTTATGGTTAGCCCAAGATCGTTTTTATGCCGGCCTAACGCTATTCCTGATGCAGTTTTTTGTGCCCTCGGCATTTGAAACGGCCATCTATGCAGATCTTAAGGG TGGCGGCCATCCTTATCTAAATGGCTTGGCCATTGCTGGTGGTATGTACTGGATTGGATGGCAGGGAGCCATATTTGGACCTCTAATGCTTTGCTTCTTCATCGGCCTCTTTGAGGTTGCCACTTTGGCTATGCGCAATAATCAGGAGAATCCCAG GCGCAGCTCTGATGAAGAAACACGAACTAC CTCTCAGTTGAATGCTGACAAAGCCCTTACAACCAAGACGAACGAAATTGGAGAGGAACTAGACAGCCCAAAAGCTGTTATgcccccaccaccaccaccaccacaaaGATGGAATGGAAAACCAGTTCAAGTGAAAATCATAACACGAACTCTTCAACCTGTGGATACATTTCAAAAGGAAACCCAATAA
- the LOC6651431 gene encoding transmembrane protein 245 isoform X1, with protein MNRTMDSSNPIRRDRSFDSVLNRLLRMRSQNHESFRAAMYNFLIAAGVAAFVAVCFILGPFVRPLMWAFLMGAVLFPFKRRLAYLLNSWFQRLEERDSNVLVSICLAPMEATEHCGRLLIRWLCEHWQLLLAGCGVAGCIKLLVLYAPKGFLIAIWSWVTFSHGLFVKIIGFLNVYVLIALVVIYLTTVHFFWRPENRAHFVVAGQSMWIAIAGYLCSFLGALQVPVFLLVMAYVTASTAYHLQISTDSGSYLHRLQKLFDKNDFERSLSNFSIAGKTTGGIEQSNLQSDVEDISLSDTIDSTDTFDAKPLEEEETEGHQSETFFKLLFYACLATFLYRNIWMFILAAVPVFVHLLLTLGAYTGITQFVSGQIYDIYNALRQWAIDHHSAVLPLCLPGVLELNYKINSLIRDSLKSSVESVTSILMIILMLLIIIFLGVFFCINIYSETIEVAYLGKDLINKTITDRPELIDILPANVQASIDDALDNAHHYGRRKIETYIDDWLADADKVHATKLKDQILDVWDRLIQYWIDFNKAGTSYGPRVPTDALKSTFGEIVDNPGHFKELVLVAKQGIIGWAQSNTQTILEVAESLWHIIRTNLSMIMGVTGDILSLLLSGGQACVEFILDMIVFFTALFYLLSSSQDKYAPLQITKYLGYSTSGIKIADALENSITVVLVSMFKCSIFTGLFTWLVHTVFGARIVFLPSALAAMLAAAPFLGSYWCAVPAFLELWLAQDRFYAGLTLFLMQFFVPSAFETAIYADLKGGGHPYLNGLAIAGGMYWIGWQGAIFGPLMLCFFIGLFEVATLAMRNNQENPRRSSDEETRTTSQLNADKALTTKTNEIGEELDSPKAVMPPPPPPPQRWNGKPVQVKIITRTLQPVDTFQKETQ; from the exons ATGAACCGCACGATGGACTCATCTAATCCAATTCGCAGAGACCGCTCCTTTGACAGTGTTTTAAACAGGCTACTCCGAATGCGTAGCCAGAATCATGAGAGCTTTCGCGCTGCAATGTACAATTTCCTTATCGCCGCTGGCGTAGCAGCTTTTGTGGCCGTCTGCTTCATTTTGGGACCATTTGTGCGTCCACTGATGTGGGCCTTTCTTATGGGGGCTGTCCTGTTTCCGTTTAAACGTCGATTGGCCTATTTGCTAAACAGCTGGTTCCAGCGATTGGAGGAGCGGGATTCAAATGTTTTAGTCTCCATATGTCTGGCTCCAATGGAAGCAACAGAGCATTGTGGCCGCTTGCTTATCCGTTGGTTATGCGAGCATTGGCAATTACTACTGGCCGGCTGTGGAGTGGCTGGATGCATAAAACTTTTAGTCTTATATGCTCCAAAGGGATTCCTGATTGCCATATGGAGTTGGGTGACTTTCTCACATGGACTGTTTGTGAAGATTATTGGCTTTCTTAATGTCTATGTG CTAATCGCTCTGGTTGTAATCTACCTCACCACTGTCCATTTCTTTTGGCGGCCAGAGAACCGAGCACATTTTGTAGTTGCCGGTCAATCCATGTGGATAGCCATAGCCGGATATCTGTGCAGCTTTTTAGGAGCTCTTCAAGTACCAGTATTCCTGCTGGTTATGGCCTATGTAACGGCCTCGACGGCGTATCATCTACAGATTAGCACGGATTCCGGCTCCTATCTACATCGCTTGCAGAAATTGTTCGATAAGAATGACTTCGAGAGATCTTTGAGTAATTTCAGTATTGCCGGCAAGACCACCGGAGGAATAGAACAATCCAATTTACAATCCGATGTGGAGGATATATCACTCAGTGATACAATAGATTCAACGGACACCTTCGATGCCAAGCCtttggaggaggaggagactGAAGGCCATCAGAGCGAGACGTTCTTCAAGCTATTGTTCTATGCTTGTTTAGCCACTTTCCTTTATCGCAACATTTGGATGTTTATATTGGCCGCTGTGCCAGTGTTTGTGCATTTACTCTTAACTTTGGGCGCCTACACGGGCATAACCCAATTTGTGTCTGGCCAGATTTATGACATTTATAATGCTCTGCGGCAATGGGCCATTGATCATCATTCGGCGGTGCTGCCTTTGTGTCTACCTGGCGTGCTGGAACTCAACTATAAAATCAATTCCTTAATTCGGGACTCACTAAAATCTTCCGTGGAATCAGTCACCTCCATTCTCATGATCATACTCATGTTGCTCATCATTATCTTTCTGGGTGTGTTCTTTTGCATTAACATTTATTCCGAGACCATTGAGGTGGCCTATTTGGGCAAAGATCTAATTAACAAGACGATCACAGATCGTCCAGAGCTAATTGATATTCTGCCCGCAAATGTGCAGGCGTCCATAGATGATGCGCTGGACAATGCTCACCATTATGGACGCCGTAAAATTGAGACATATATTGATGATTGGCTGGCCGATGCGGACAAGGTGCATGCCACCAAGCTAAAAGATCAAATTCTCGATGTGTGGGATAGGCTCATTCAATATTGGATTGATTTCAATAAAGCAGGCACATCCTATGGACCGCGAGTGCCCACAGATGCGTTGAAAAGTACATTTGGTGAGATTGTGGATAATCCAG GACATTTTAAAGAGCTAGTTTTAGTGGCAAAACAGGGCATCATCGGTTGGGCGCAAAGCAACACTCAGACAATACTCGAGGTAGCAGAATCTCTTTGGCATATCATACGAACGAATCTCTCCATGATAATGGGTGTAACTGGCGATATACTCTCACTGCTTCTATCTGGCGGACAAGCTTGCGTCGAGTTTATATTGGACATG ATTGTCTTCTTCACGGCACTTTTCTATTTACTATCAAGTAGTCAGGATAAATATGCCCCATTGCAGATAACCAAATATCTGGGTTACTCCACTTCAGGGATTAAAATTGCCGATGCTTTAGAAAATTCAATTACCGTGGTGCTAGTCTCCATGTTCAAGTGCTCCATCTTTACGGGCCTATTCACGTGGCTGGTCCATACAGTGTTTGGAGCGCGTATTGTGTTCTTACCTTCAGCTCTGGCTGCCATGTTGGCAGCAGCTCCATTCCTTGGTAGCTATTGGTGTGCTGTCCCGGCCTTCCTTGAGTTATGGTTAGCCCAAGATCGTTTTTATGCCGGCCTAACGCTATTCCTGATGCAGTTTTTTGTGCCCTCGGCATTTGAAACGGCCATCTATGCAGATCTTAAGGG TGGCGGCCATCCTTATCTAAATGGCTTGGCCATTGCTGGTGGTATGTACTGGATTGGATGGCAGGGAGCCATATTTGGACCTCTAATGCTTTGCTTCTTCATCGGCCTCTTTGAGGTTGCCACTTTGGCTATGCGCAATAATCAGGAGAATCCCAG GCGCAGCTCTGATGAAGAAACACGAACTAC CTCTCAGTTGAATGCTGACAAAGCCCTTACAACCAAGACGAACGAAATTGGAGAGGAACTAGACAGCCCAAAAGCTGTTATgcccccaccaccaccaccaccacaaaGATGGAATGGAAAACCAGTTCAAGTGAAAATCATAACACGAACTCTTCAACCTGTGGATACATTTCAAAAGGAAACCCAATAA